CATCCGTGGAAGCAATCTTCACTGTACCGTCGTCCTCAATATCAATAGTCACTCCCGTCTCATTAATAATCTGCCGGATATTTTTACCGCCTGCTCCTATTACATCACGGATCTTCTCAGGTTTCACCTTTATAGTGGTAATCCGCGGCGCATACACGGAAATATTAGGTCTGGGTTTGCTGATTATCTGCTGGAGACGATCGATTATGCTCATTCGACCATCCCTCGCCTTGTCTAGAGACATTTTCAAAATCTCGGAAGTAAGTCCCTCGATCTTAATGTCCATCTGCATGGCGGTGATACCCTTCTTTGTACCACATACTTTAAAATCCATATCCCCGGCATGGTCCTCATCACCCAAAATATCAGAAAGTATAACCACCTCATCCCCTTCTTTCAGAAGTCCCATAGCAATTCCTGCCACCATATCTTTAATGGGTACACCTCCATCCATCAGGGAAAGAGTTCCCCCACAAACAGTAGCCATAGATGATGAACCATTTGAAGACAAAATCTCCGACACAATGCGAATAGTGTAAGGAAACTCCTCTTGAGACGGCAAAATGGGCAGAAGAGCCCTACGAGCCAAATTTCCGTGGCCTATTTCCCTTCTACTTGGTCCTCGAAGCGGACGTGTCTCTCCAACGCAGTAGGGTGGAAAATTGTAATGAAGTATGAAGGTCCGCATCTCCTCCCCAGTTATGAAATCTATCCGTTGTTCATCCGTAGATGTACCAAGTGTTAAAGTTACCATCGCTTGAGTCTCCCCCCGACTGAACAATGCCGACCCATGAGCCCTTGGCAAAAGCCCTACCTCAGCACTTAAGGGTCGCAAATCGTTAGGTCCTCTCCCATCTATCCTCCTTTTTTCTTTTAAGATCATACTCCTGAGAACATTCCTTTCCAGTTCATCCAAAGCTGCAGTAACTGCCATCCGCAGCTTATGGTCATCACCCGCGATTTTTTGAACAGTAGATGTGCGTACTTCCTCAAGAGCAGCACGTCTCTCAAGCTTCCTAGGAAAGGAATATGCCTCCTTTATTCTGGCAAGGGCTTCCCCACGGACCACATCCATGACCCAATCTTCAATCTCTATCTTCTGGAATGTCCGTTTAGGTTTACCCTCCTGTTGCCTCATTCTCTCCTGCAATTCTAATATGGGTCGTAAGCTTTCCAAACCTATCTCAATAGCCCTGACTATATCGTCCTCCTGTGCTTCCTTTGCCTCACCTTCCACCATTACCAAGTTCACATCACTCCTCCCCTCCCCTTCTCTTGATACTTTTTTACCCGAAAGGAAAAGATTGATACTACTTGCATCTTGCTCCTCAAGGGAGGGATTGCATACAAATCTCCCATCCACGCGCACAACTCTTACGCCTGCCACAGGTCCGTTGAAAGGTATATCAGAAATTTCCAGTGCCGCAGAGGCTCCTAACATTGCCGCCACAGCGGGATCATTCTCATTATCAGCCGAAAGAACAGTAGCTATCAACTGTGTTTCAAAATTATACCCCTTTGGTATAAGGGGGCGAATAGAACGATCGATAAGACGTGAGGTAAGTATCTCTCTTTCATTGGGTCGACCTTCCCTCTTAAAGAAACCTCCGGGAATTTTTCCCGCAGCAAAAGTCATCTCCAGATAATCAACAGTAAGGGGCAAAAAGTCGACCCCTTCTTTAGCAACTTTTGACGAAACTACAGTTACCAAAACAACAGTATCACCATAGGTAACAAGTACAGCCCCGTCAGCTTGAGCTGCAACATAAGAGGTCTTCAATGATATAGGCCTACC
The Syntrophales bacterium genome window above contains:
- a CDS encoding polyribonucleotide nucleotidyltransferase codes for the protein MSNVYTCDFGGRPISLKTSYVAAQADGAVLVTYGDTVVLVTVVSSKVAKEGVDFLPLTVDYLEMTFAAGKIPGGFFKREGRPNEREILTSRLIDRSIRPLIPKGYNFETQLIATVLSADNENDPAVAAMLGASAALEISDIPFNGPVAGVRVVRVDGRFVCNPSLEEQDASSINLFLSGKKVSREGEGRSDVNLVMVEGEAKEAQEDDIVRAIEIGLESLRPILELQERMRQQEGKPKRTFQKIEIEDWVMDVVRGEALARIKEAYSFPRKLERRAALEEVRTSTVQKIAGDDHKLRMAVTAALDELERNVLRSMILKEKRRIDGRGPNDLRPLSAEVGLLPRAHGSALFSRGETQAMVTLTLGTSTDEQRIDFITGEEMRTFILHYNFPPYCVGETRPLRGPSRREIGHGNLARRALLPILPSQEEFPYTIRIVSEILSSNGSSSMATVCGGTLSLMDGGVPIKDMVAGIAMGLLKEGDEVVILSDILGDEDHAGDMDFKVCGTKKGITAMQMDIKIEGLTSEILKMSLDKARDGRMSIIDRLQQIISKPRPNISVYAPRITTIKVKPEKIRDVIGAGGKNIRQIINETGVTIDIEDDGTVKIASTDAEAAARAVAMVRWLTEEAEVGKIYKGVVKRVVDFGAFVEILPGTEGLVHISQLSKHRVSKVTDVLKEGDEIMVKVVDIDKQGKIRLSRKEALGADGKNK